In Macaca nemestrina isolate mMacNem1 chromosome 11, mMacNem.hap1, whole genome shotgun sequence, a single window of DNA contains:
- the LOC105492664 gene encoding ADP-ribosylation factor-like protein 5A, with the protein MGILFTRIWRLFNHQEHKVIIVGLDNAGKTTILYQFSMNEVVHTSPTIGSNVEEIVINNTRFLMWDIGGQESLRSSWNTYYTNTEFVIVVVDSTDRERISVTREELYKMLAHEDLRKAGLLIFANKQDVKECMTVAEISQFLKLTSIKDHQWHIQACCALTGEGLCQGLEWMMSRLKIR; encoded by the exons AGCACAAAGTTATCATTGTTGGGCTGGATAATGCAGGGAAAACTACCATTCTTTACCAATT TTCTATGAATGAAGTTGTACATACATCTCCTACAATAGGAAGTAATGTAGAAGAGATAGTGATTAATAATACACGTTTCCTAATGTGGGATATTGGTGGCCAAGAATCTCTTCGTTCTTCCTGGAACACTTACTATACTAACACAGAG ttTGTAATAGTTGTTGTGGACAGTACAGACAGAGAGAGGATTTCTGTAACTAGAGAAGAGCTCTATAAAATGTTAGCGCATGAG GACCTAAGAAAAGCTGGATTGCTGATTTTTGCTAATAAACAAGATGTTAAAGAATGCATGACTGTAGCAGAAATCTCCCAGTTTTTGAAGCTAACTTCTATTAAAGATCACCAGTGGCATATCCAGGCATGCTGTGCTCTAACTGGCGAGGG gttGTGCCAAGGACTTGAATGGATGATGTCACGACTTAAGATTAGATGA